The following are encoded together in the Rhizobium sp. SSA_523 genome:
- a CDS encoding branched-chain amino acid ABC transporter permease produces MLYREAGDFKTSYVADSQTFPIRFDRIRYYLVVAIAFGIVPFLINDYWANAVFVPFLIYAIAAIGLNILTGYCGQVSLGTGGFMAVGAYACYKLMTAMPDVPFVIHVLLAGFVTAGVGVLFGLPSLRIKGFYLAVATLAAQFFLVWLFNKVPWFYNYSASGQITAPERTMLGVAVTGASTPAWAKYLFCLLILFALAWLARNLTRGSVGRRWMAIRDMDIAAEIIGVNPLTAKLSAFAVSSFYIGIAGALFFSVYLGAVEVGEAFGIQKSFLVLFMIIIGGLGSIFGSFAGAAFLVLLPVLLKNILVGQFGWATDLAAHIELMIVGGLIIIFLIVEPHGLNQLWRTAKEKLRLWPFPH; encoded by the coding sequence ATGCTGTATCGTGAAGCCGGTGACTTCAAGACAAGCTATGTGGCCGACAGCCAGACCTTCCCCATCCGGTTCGATCGCATCCGCTACTATCTCGTGGTGGCCATTGCCTTCGGCATCGTGCCGTTCCTGATCAATGATTACTGGGCCAATGCCGTCTTCGTCCCGTTCCTGATCTATGCGATTGCGGCGATCGGCCTGAACATCCTCACCGGCTATTGCGGACAGGTCAGCCTGGGGACCGGCGGTTTCATGGCCGTGGGTGCCTATGCCTGCTATAAACTGATGACGGCTATGCCGGACGTGCCCTTCGTCATCCATGTCCTGCTCGCCGGCTTCGTCACGGCCGGGGTCGGCGTCCTGTTCGGCCTGCCGAGCCTGCGCATCAAGGGCTTCTACCTCGCCGTCGCCACACTGGCTGCGCAGTTCTTTCTCGTCTGGTTGTTCAACAAGGTTCCGTGGTTCTACAACTACTCCGCCTCGGGCCAGATCACCGCGCCGGAGCGCACCATGCTGGGCGTTGCGGTGACCGGCGCCAGCACGCCGGCCTGGGCCAAATATCTGTTCTGCCTCCTCATCCTTTTTGCCCTTGCCTGGCTGGCGCGCAACCTGACGCGCGGCTCGGTCGGCCGGCGGTGGATGGCGATCCGCGATATGGACATCGCGGCGGAGATCATCGGCGTCAATCCGCTGACCGCCAAGCTCTCGGCCTTTGCCGTGTCATCCTTTTACATCGGCATTGCCGGCGCGCTGTTCTTCTCCGTCTATCTCGGCGCCGTCGAAGTGGGCGAAGCCTTCGGCATCCAGAAGAGCTTCCTGGTTCTGTTCATGATCATCATCGGCGGTCTCGGCTCGATCTTCGGCAGTTTCGCCGGCGCCGCCTTCCTGGTTCTCCTGCCGGTGCTCTTGAAGAATATCCTTGTCGGCCAGTTCGGCTGGGCGACGGATCTCGCCGCGCATATCGAACTGATGATCGTCGGCGGCCTCATCATCATCTTCCTGATCGTCGAACCGCACGGGCTGAACCAGCTATGGCGCACGGCGAAGGAGAAACTTCGTCTCTGGCCCTTCCCGCATTGA
- a CDS encoding ABC transporter ATP-binding protein → MALRNITLRFGGVKAITDISFDIREGEIRSIIGPNGAGKSSMLNVISGFYTPQEGEVLFCGERRPAMNPYQVARQGIARTFQNIALFDGMSVLDNIMTGRLTLMKTGLLHQAFWWGAAQREETEHREKVEKIIDFLEIQAIRKTPVGRLPYGLKKRVELARALAAEPRLLLLDEPMAGMNVEEKEDMCRFILDVNDEFGTTIALIEHDMGVVMDLSDRVVVMDYGKKIGDGTPDEVRNNQAVIDAYLGVAHD, encoded by the coding sequence ATGGCGTTGCGCAATATCACGCTTCGCTTCGGCGGCGTGAAGGCGATCACCGATATCAGCTTCGACATCCGTGAAGGCGAGATCCGCTCGATCATCGGGCCGAATGGCGCCGGCAAATCCTCCATGCTGAACGTCATCTCCGGCTTCTATACGCCGCAGGAGGGCGAGGTTCTCTTTTGCGGCGAGCGGCGCCCGGCCATGAATCCCTATCAGGTGGCGCGCCAGGGCATTGCCCGCACCTTCCAGAACATCGCCCTCTTCGACGGCATGAGCGTCCTCGACAACATCATGACAGGCCGGCTGACCCTGATGAAAACCGGGCTGCTGCATCAGGCCTTCTGGTGGGGCGCGGCGCAGCGGGAGGAGACCGAGCATCGGGAGAAGGTGGAGAAGATCATCGATTTCCTGGAGATCCAGGCCATTCGCAAGACCCCGGTCGGTCGATTGCCCTACGGCCTCAAGAAGCGGGTCGAGCTTGCCCGCGCGCTCGCCGCCGAACCCAGGCTTCTTCTTCTCGACGAGCCGATGGCCGGCATGAATGTCGAGGAAAAGGAGGACATGTGCCGGTTCATCCTGGACGTCAACGACGAGTTCGGAACGACGATCGCACTCATCGAGCACGACATGGGCGTCGTCATGGATCTATCCGATCGGGTGGTGGTGATGGATTACGGCAAGAAGATCGGCGACGGGACGCCTGATGAGGTCCGCAACAACCAGGCCGTCATCGATGCCTATCTCGGGGTGGCCCATGACTGA
- a CDS encoding ABC transporter ATP-binding protein, translating into MLNAETNDQTLLEVNNIEVIYNHVILVLKGVSLSVPRRGITALLGGNGAGKTTTLKAISNLLKSERGEVTKGSIIYRGNRVQDLSPADLVARGVIQVMEGRHCFEHLTVEENLLTGAYTRRAGTAEIRRDLDMVYTYFPRLKERRKSQAGYTSGGEQQMTAIGRALMSRPECVLLDEPSMGLAPQLVEQIFEIVKAVNEGEGVTFLLAEQNTNVALRYAHYGYILESGRVVMDGPARDLRENPDVREFYLGMSDKGRNSFRDVRSYRRRKRWLA; encoded by the coding sequence ATGCTGAACGCCGAAACCAATGACCAGACGCTTCTCGAGGTCAACAATATCGAGGTGATTTACAATCACGTCATCCTGGTGCTGAAGGGGGTCAGCCTGTCGGTGCCCAGGCGCGGCATCACCGCGCTTCTCGGCGGCAACGGCGCCGGCAAGACGACCACGTTGAAGGCGATCTCCAATCTCCTGAAATCGGAGCGGGGCGAGGTCACCAAAGGGTCGATCATCTATCGCGGCAATCGCGTGCAGGATCTGTCTCCGGCGGATCTGGTGGCGCGCGGCGTCATCCAGGTGATGGAGGGTCGCCACTGCTTCGAACATTTGACGGTGGAGGAAAACCTCCTTACCGGCGCCTATACGCGTCGGGCCGGCACGGCGGAAATTCGCCGCGATCTCGATATGGTCTACACCTATTTTCCGCGGCTGAAGGAGCGGCGCAAATCGCAGGCCGGCTACACGTCAGGCGGCGAGCAGCAGATGACGGCGATCGGCCGCGCGCTGATGAGCCGGCCCGAATGCGTCCTGCTCGACGAACCCAGCATGGGGCTCGCGCCACAGCTGGTCGAGCAGATCTTCGAGATCGTCAAGGCGGTCAATGAGGGCGAGGGCGTGACCTTCCTCCTGGCCGAGCAAAACACCAATGTCGCGCTTCGATACGCCCATTACGGCTACATCCTGGAAAGCGGCCGGGTGGTGATGGACGGGCCGGCGCGCGACCTTCGCGAAAATCCGGACGTCAGGGAATTCTATCTCGGCATGTCGGACAAGGGGCGCAACAGTTTCCGCGATGTCCGCAGCTACCGGCGTCGGAAGCGGTGGCTGGCATGA
- a CDS encoding phenylacetate--CoA ligase family protein: MTHFDHLETRSQDEREAGQLKLLNELFAQRGEARLGSLSALASLPVLRKAELSERQKAKPPFGGLPTGAIVHYFQSPGPIYEPGGVSHDWWRMGRFLHALGVGRGDIVHNCFGYHLTPAGMIFENGARAVGAAVLPAGTGQTELQVRAAVDIGTTVYAGTPDYLKILLEKAQDMGETLAIRKAAVSGGALFPSLRQAYADQGIDCLQVYATADLGNIAYESKAMEGLIMDEGIIVEIVRPGSDHPVPDGEVGEVVVTSLNPDYPLTRFATGDLSAILPGMSPCGRTNRRIKGWMGRADQTTKIKGMFVRPEQVAQLVARHDEIARARVVASREGEMDIMTVQIETRATNPALYEQSIVATLKMRGQVELLPPGALPNDGKVIEDRRSYE, from the coding sequence ATGACTCATTTCGATCACCTTGAAACGCGCTCCCAGGATGAACGCGAGGCCGGCCAGTTGAAACTCCTCAACGAGCTGTTTGCGCAACGCGGCGAGGCGCGGCTCGGCTCGCTTTCGGCGCTCGCTTCGCTGCCCGTCCTGCGCAAGGCCGAACTCTCAGAACGGCAAAAGGCAAAGCCGCCTTTCGGCGGGCTGCCGACAGGCGCTATCGTTCATTATTTTCAATCTCCCGGCCCGATCTACGAACCGGGCGGGGTCAGCCATGACTGGTGGCGGATGGGGCGGTTCCTGCATGCCCTGGGCGTCGGGCGGGGCGATATCGTGCACAATTGCTTCGGCTATCATCTGACGCCGGCCGGCATGATCTTTGAAAATGGGGCCCGCGCGGTGGGCGCAGCCGTGCTCCCGGCAGGAACGGGACAGACGGAACTTCAGGTGCGCGCCGCAGTGGATATCGGTACGACGGTCTATGCCGGTACGCCCGATTACCTGAAGATCCTTTTGGAAAAGGCGCAGGATATGGGAGAAACGCTTGCCATCCGCAAGGCGGCCGTCTCCGGCGGCGCGCTGTTTCCCAGCCTGCGCCAGGCCTATGCCGATCAGGGGATCGATTGCCTGCAGGTCTATGCGACCGCCGATCTCGGCAATATCGCCTATGAATCCAAGGCCATGGAAGGGCTCATCATGGATGAGGGGATCATCGTCGAAATCGTGCGGCCCGGATCCGATCATCCCGTTCCGGATGGAGAAGTGGGCGAAGTCGTGGTGACCTCGCTCAACCCGGATTATCCCCTCACGCGCTTTGCCACGGGCGATCTCTCCGCCATCCTGCCGGGGATGAGCCCCTGCGGGCGCACCAATCGGCGAATCAAGGGCTGGATGGGCCGGGCGGATCAGACGACCAAGATCAAGGGCATGTTCGTACGGCCTGAACAGGTCGCCCAGCTGGTGGCCCGTCACGATGAAATCGCCCGCGCTCGGGTCGTCGCCAGTCGCGAAGGCGAGATGGACATCATGACCGTGCAGATCGAAACCCGGGCGACCAATCCGGCGCTTTACGAGCAAAGCATTGTCGCGACGCTGAAAATGCGGGGCCAGGTGGAGCTCTTGCCGCCGGGTGCACTGCCCAATGACGGCAAGGTGATCGAGGACCGACGCAGTTACGAGTGA
- a CDS encoding PAS-domain containing protein gives MPISGEEHNGLMKTGLNLISQALSIFDSSLNLAVCNRRYQDMFDLPEAYVTAGVSFEETIRLLVRRGEYGPVDDEEEAVRSRVEAARAFVPHYMERLRSNGRWVSVEGFPLPQGGWVTVYTDITEVRIQQQMLRTRSVELSEQLLSNTERLSETNRALSAANTALEAAKNQLAEMEARTRLTTEMMPAHIAHVDRNLRYTYTNRRLSAVIPGRPSQIIGLTGYEALGESSFAKIRPHLARALAGEASVCEFTDADSGRRIRTAFTPDRIGEGPINGVYILSTDITEESQARAAVLQTRKRELAAQLTSGLAHDFANLLTIILGLQTRLEQLDLPEGAAELVTSTLAAARRGGTLTDRIASISGQKQLRPEPVHMPTFLHDLCRLAGPALPDHISLRLQSEPIETPLVLDAGALQDSLLNLILNAKDAIGAVPGTISLHARSIHETWLELAVCDTGCGFSDKALSHAFDPFFTTKGGEGSGLGLSMVYDQATISGGTVRLENLAGGGARVELRLPYRPAPANAPSRLVLLVEDSVEIRETVRDMLLRLGHAVVEAASAAEAEALADVPELDILLTDLHLKGSINGLDLAQKLQKRRALAVGVMTSLPSSAPLRQAADARFPLLAKPFEDRALASFITRVAG, from the coding sequence ATGCCGATTTCCGGGGAGGAACATAACGGCCTCATGAAGACGGGGCTGAACCTGATCAGCCAGGCGCTGTCGATCTTCGACAGCAGCTTGAACCTGGCCGTGTGCAATCGCCGCTACCAGGATATGTTCGACCTTCCGGAAGCCTATGTCACGGCGGGGGTGAGCTTCGAAGAGACGATCCGCCTGCTCGTGCGGCGGGGCGAATACGGGCCGGTCGATGACGAAGAGGAGGCCGTCCGGTCGCGGGTCGAGGCGGCCAGGGCATTCGTCCCGCACTATATGGAACGGCTGCGCTCGAATGGCCGCTGGGTATCGGTCGAGGGCTTCCCTCTGCCGCAGGGTGGTTGGGTGACCGTCTATACCGACATCACCGAAGTACGCATCCAGCAGCAGATGCTGCGCACGCGCTCCGTCGAGCTTTCGGAACAGCTCCTGTCCAACACGGAGAGACTGTCCGAAACCAATCGCGCGCTTTCCGCCGCCAATACCGCGCTGGAAGCGGCGAAGAACCAGCTGGCGGAGATGGAGGCGCGCACGCGCCTGACCACCGAAATGATGCCGGCCCATATTGCCCACGTCGACAGAAATTTGCGCTATACCTATACCAATCGGCGGCTTTCGGCCGTCATTCCGGGCCGGCCCTCCCAGATTATCGGCCTGACCGGCTATGAGGCGCTCGGGGAAAGCTCCTTTGCGAAGATCAGACCGCATCTGGCGCGGGCGCTGGCGGGCGAAGCCTCCGTCTGCGAATTCACCGATGCCGATTCCGGCCGGCGAATCCGCACCGCCTTCACGCCAGACCGCATCGGCGAGGGACCGATCAACGGCGTCTATATCCTGTCCACCGACATCACCGAGGAAAGCCAGGCGCGGGCGGCGGTGCTGCAGACCCGCAAGCGCGAGCTTGCTGCCCAGCTGACCTCCGGCCTCGCTCATGATTTCGCCAATCTGCTGACCATCATTCTCGGCCTGCAGACACGGCTGGAACAGCTGGATCTGCCGGAGGGCGCGGCCGAACTCGTGACCTCGACACTGGCCGCGGCGCGGCGCGGCGGCACGCTGACCGACAGGATCGCCTCGATCTCCGGTCAGAAGCAGCTTCGCCCGGAACCGGTTCATATGCCGACCTTCCTGCACGATCTCTGCCGCCTGGCCGGCCCCGCCCTTCCCGATCATATTTCGCTTCGCCTGCAATCGGAGCCGATCGAGACCCCGCTGGTTCTGGATGCCGGAGCGCTGCAGGATTCGCTTCTCAATCTGATCCTGAACGCAAAGGATGCGATCGGCGCTGTCCCGGGCACGATTAGCCTGCATGCGCGCAGCATTCACGAGACCTGGCTGGAACTAGCGGTCTGCGATACCGGCTGCGGCTTCTCGGACAAGGCGCTCAGCCATGCCTTCGATCCCTTCTTCACCACCAAGGGCGGCGAGGGATCAGGGCTTGGCCTATCGATGGTCTACGATCAGGCGACGATTTCCGGCGGTACGGTGCGCCTGGAAAATCTTGCGGGCGGGGGTGCGCGCGTGGAGCTGCGCCTGCCCTATCGCCCGGCCCCGGCCAATGCTCCATCGCGCCTCGTGCTTCTCGTGGAGGATAGTGTGGAAATCCGGGAGACGGTGCGGGACATGCTGCTGCGGCTGGGACATGCCGTCGTCGAGGCCGCCAGCGCCGCAGAGGCGGAGGCTCTGGCCGACGTTCCGGAACTGGATATTCTTCTGACCGATCTGCATCTCAAGGGCAGCATCAACGGGCTGGATCTGGCGCAGAAACTCCAGAAACGCCGCGCGCTTGCCGTCGGGGTCATGACCTCGCTGCCGTCCTCGGCACCCTTAAGACAGGCGGCCGACGCAAGGTTCCCGCTCTTGGCGAAACCCTTCGAAGATCGCGCGCTGGCCAGCTTCATCACCAGGGTGGCCGGATGA
- a CDS encoding AMP-binding protein, translating to MTDHAPEPGLASIPALMARNARMLPKRVAYREKEFGIWQAWSWEEAHVETRALAMGLLALGLRQGDFVAVVGRNRPSLYWSIIAAQMCGAVPVPLYQDAVAEEAEYVLEHCAARFVICGDQEQVDKVIEVQERVQCIEQVVYVDKRGMRKYDHSRMNALADVLTEGRAAHHRFEAELGRRIAALTYDDPCVMLYTSGTTGKPKGVVLSNRNIIETARNTCSFDHLGPDEEILAYLPMAWVGDFIFSMGQAMWAGFCVNCPESAATMMTDLREIGPTYFFAPPRVFEGQLTNVMIRMEDAAPFKKWLFRKFMAHARKVGPALLDGQPVSVLDRLNYRLGDLLIYGPLKNTLGYSRIRVGYTAGEAIGPDIFDFYRALGINLKQLYGQTEASVFITQQPDGEVRSDTVGVPSPGVEVRIGETGEVFYRSPGTFVEYFKNPDSTASTKDAEGWVATGDAGFFDPKTGHLRIIDRAKDVGRMAGGHLFAPKYVENKLKFYPNILEAVVFGADRDRCCAFINIDLTAVGNWAERNNIAYSSYQELAGHREVYAMIRSHVEEVNRSIAADSMLAGCQIHRFLILHKELDADDGELTRTRKVRRNIIAEKYDDLIRALYDGSTTIATQTDVTYEDGRKGLLKAVLKIEDAAIVMLPERRAAA from the coding sequence ATGACCGATCACGCGCCCGAACCGGGCTTGGCGTCCATTCCGGCCTTGATGGCCCGCAATGCGCGGATGCTTCCAAAGCGCGTGGCCTATCGCGAAAAGGAATTCGGCATCTGGCAGGCCTGGAGCTGGGAAGAGGCGCATGTGGAGACACGCGCCCTTGCCATGGGCCTGCTCGCGCTCGGACTGAGACAGGGGGATTTCGTGGCGGTCGTCGGGCGCAACCGCCCCTCGCTCTACTGGTCGATCATAGCGGCGCAGATGTGTGGCGCAGTCCCGGTTCCGCTCTATCAGGATGCCGTCGCGGAAGAGGCGGAATATGTCCTCGAACATTGCGCCGCGCGGTTCGTCATCTGCGGTGATCAGGAGCAGGTGGACAAGGTCATCGAGGTGCAGGAACGGGTCCAGTGCATCGAACAGGTCGTCTATGTCGACAAGCGCGGCATGCGCAAATACGATCATTCGCGGATGAATGCCCTCGCCGATGTCCTCACCGAGGGCCGCGCCGCGCATCATCGTTTCGAAGCCGAGCTGGGCAGGCGCATTGCCGCCCTGACCTATGATGATCCATGCGTGATGCTCTATACGTCCGGCACGACCGGCAAGCCCAAGGGCGTCGTCCTGTCCAACCGCAATATCATCGAGACGGCGCGCAATACCTGCAGTTTCGATCATCTCGGCCCTGACGAGGAGATCCTCGCCTATCTTCCGATGGCCTGGGTCGGAGACTTCATCTTCTCCATGGGGCAGGCCATGTGGGCCGGCTTTTGCGTCAACTGCCCCGAAAGCGCCGCCACCATGATGACGGACCTGCGCGAGATCGGCCCTACCTATTTCTTCGCGCCGCCGAGAGTGTTCGAAGGCCAGCTGACGAATGTGATGATCCGCATGGAGGATGCGGCGCCCTTCAAGAAGTGGCTCTTCCGCAAATTCATGGCCCATGCGCGCAAGGTCGGTCCGGCCCTGCTCGACGGCCAGCCGGTTTCGGTCCTCGACCGGCTGAACTACCGGCTGGGCGATCTTCTGATCTACGGCCCGCTGAAGAACACGCTCGGCTACAGCCGGATCCGTGTCGGCTATACTGCCGGTGAAGCCATCGGCCCGGATATCTTCGATTTCTACCGGGCGCTCGGCATCAATCTGAAGCAGCTTTACGGACAGACCGAAGCCAGCGTCTTCATCACGCAGCAGCCGGATGGCGAAGTGCGCTCCGATACGGTGGGCGTGCCGTCGCCGGGTGTGGAGGTCCGGATCGGCGAGACCGGCGAGGTCTTCTACCGCAGCCCCGGCACGTTCGTGGAATATTTCAAGAATCCCGACAGCACGGCCTCGACGAAGGATGCAGAGGGATGGGTGGCGACCGGCGATGCGGGGTTCTTCGACCCGAAGACCGGCCACCTGCGCATCATCGATCGGGCCAAGGATGTCGGGCGGATGGCCGGGGGCCATCTCTTTGCTCCCAAATATGTCGAGAACAAGCTGAAATTCTATCCGAACATTCTCGAAGCGGTGGTGTTCGGAGCCGATCGCGACCGATGCTGCGCCTTCATCAACATCGACCTGACGGCGGTCGGCAACTGGGCCGAGCGCAACAATATCGCCTATTCCAGCTATCAGGAATTGGCCGGGCATCGCGAAGTCTACGCGATGATCCGCAGCCATGTGGAGGAGGTGAACCGGTCGATAGCCGCAGACAGCATGCTGGCCGGCTGCCAGATCCACCGCTTCCTCATCCTGCACAAGGAGCTGGATGCCGATGACGGCGAATTGACCCGCACCCGCAAGGTCCGCCGCAACATCATTGCCGAGAAATATGACGATCTCATCCGGGCGCTCTACGATGGCTCGACCACGATCGCCACGCAGACGGACGTTACCTATGAGGATGGCCGAAAGGGTCTTCTGAAGGCGGTGCTCAAAATCGAGGATGCGGCGATCGTCATGCTGCCTGAGCGGAGGGCGGCGGCATGA
- a CDS encoding branched-chain amino acid ABC transporter permease, protein MPDTVYYALEVMLNGLMAGVMYALVALGFVLIFKASGIFNYAQGVLALFAALTLVGIMEGQVPFAHLINAIFGTNLHHFGFKVPALVAILLTAAVMTLLAVLVERYVLKHLVNQEPIILFMATIGLAYFLEGLGDVMWGSDIKTLDIGLPKGIDDTIESVTGAWFGYGFFIDRLDIVAAIVAALLVLALTLFSQYSKQGRALRAVADDHQAALSVGISLRFIWVLVWSIAGIVALVAGIMWGSKSGVQFSLSLIALKALPVLMLGGFTSIPGAIVGGLIIGMGEKLFEFFVGPLVGGATENWFAYVLALVFLVFRPQGLFGERIIERV, encoded by the coding sequence ATGCCCGATACCGTCTACTACGCGTTGGAAGTGATGCTGAACGGGCTGATGGCCGGTGTCATGTATGCCCTTGTCGCCTTGGGCTTCGTGCTGATCTTCAAGGCCAGCGGCATCTTCAACTATGCCCAGGGCGTGCTCGCTCTTTTTGCCGCCCTGACGCTCGTCGGGATCATGGAAGGGCAAGTGCCGTTCGCGCATCTGATCAATGCCATCTTCGGCACGAACCTGCACCATTTCGGCTTCAAGGTGCCCGCTTTGGTGGCCATTCTTCTCACAGCGGCCGTGATGACGCTGCTGGCGGTGCTGGTTGAGCGCTACGTGCTCAAGCATCTCGTCAACCAGGAGCCGATCATCCTGTTCATGGCGACAATCGGGCTCGCCTATTTCCTTGAAGGTCTGGGCGACGTGATGTGGGGATCGGATATCAAGACGCTCGATATCGGCCTGCCGAAGGGGATCGACGATACGATCGAAAGCGTCACCGGCGCGTGGTTCGGCTACGGCTTTTTCATCGACCGCCTCGATATCGTGGCAGCGATCGTCGCCGCGCTTCTGGTTCTGGCCCTCACGCTGTTCTCGCAATATTCCAAACAGGGGCGCGCGCTGCGGGCGGTCGCGGATGATCACCAGGCAGCGCTTTCGGTCGGCATATCCTTGCGCTTCATCTGGGTGCTCGTCTGGTCGATCGCCGGCATCGTGGCCCTGGTCGCCGGAATCATGTGGGGTTCGAAATCCGGCGTGCAATTCTCGCTCTCGCTGATCGCCCTGAAGGCCCTGCCGGTGCTGATGCTCGGCGGCTTCACCTCCATTCCCGGCGCCATTGTCGGCGGCCTCATCATCGGCATGGGCGAGAAGCTCTTCGAATTCTTCGTCGGTCCGCTGGTGGGCGGCGCGACCGAGAACTGGTTCGCCTATGTCCTGGCGCTCGTCTTCCTCGTCTTCCGGCCGCAGGGTCTGTTCGGCGAACGCATCATCGAAAGGGTGTGA
- a CDS encoding response regulator transcription factor: MTEPLVAILDDEPEIRQILSDALSEAGFRTMTFGRAGEFEAALKRCVPDVCLVDLGLPDRDGLLLVHRLAIDSGAAIIIISGRAQVQDRVIGLELGADDYIIKPFEPAEIVARVRARLRKGRSSTERTSQIARFDGWTALFDSYMLVSETGEQVSFSNAEGQVLRLFLERPRRLISRTQMQEALGGAAGESFDRAMDVRISRLRTKLGEDPKNPALIKTIYGAGYIFLGDVRWE; this comes from the coding sequence ATGACGGAACCCCTGGTCGCCATTCTCGACGACGAGCCGGAGATCCGGCAGATCCTGTCCGACGCGCTTTCCGAAGCCGGCTTTCGCACCATGACCTTCGGCCGCGCCGGAGAGTTCGAAGCAGCGCTCAAACGCTGCGTTCCCGATGTCTGCCTTGTCGACCTCGGGCTGCCGGATCGTGACGGCCTGCTTCTCGTGCACCGGCTGGCCATCGATTCGGGTGCGGCCATCATCATCATTTCGGGGCGGGCGCAGGTGCAGGATCGCGTGATCGGCCTGGAACTCGGCGCCGATGACTACATCATCAAGCCTTTCGAGCCGGCGGAGATCGTCGCGCGCGTGCGGGCACGCCTGCGAAAGGGTCGATCGAGCACCGAACGAACAAGCCAGATCGCCCGCTTCGACGGCTGGACCGCTCTGTTCGACAGCTACATGCTGGTTTCGGAAACGGGCGAACAGGTTTCCTTCTCGAACGCCGAGGGCCAGGTACTACGTCTGTTTCTCGAACGGCCGCGCCGGCTGATCTCGCGCACGCAAATGCAGGAGGCACTGGGCGGGGCAGCGGGAGAGAGCTTCGACAGGGCGATGGATGTGCGCATATCCCGGCTGCGCACGAAGCTGGGTGAGGACCCGAAGAACCCGGCACTGATCAAGACGATTTATGGCGCCGGCTATATTTTTCTCGGCGATGTCCGCTGGGAGTAG
- a CDS encoding ABC transporter substrate-binding protein has translation MKTMLAALAAATMLMTGMPASADLIVPNLSYRTGPYAPGGIPYADGFNDYFTLLNQRDGGIGGEKVVIRECETAYNTEKGVECYEATKGGGALVYNPLSTGITYQLIPKATADGIPMYTPGYGRTSAANGKVFEWIFNYPSNYWDAASVAIRHLLDQNKGDLKGKKIALVYHNSAYGKEPIRTLTELSKKHGFNLVQVPVDHPGQEQKSQWLQIRREKPDYVVMWGWGVMNAVAIQEAANINYPMENFIGVWWSGSENDVLPAGSGANGYKSLAMHGTGMDYPVYKDIKTHVLDAGKASGAGDQVGSVLYSRGMYAALVISEAIRKAQAITGKSAITAADLRQGFEQLEITEARMAELGLPKFGQPFKASCADHGGPGAALIQQWDASSKKWNLVTDFIAPDDEVLTPLIMEDSAAYAKENNIAARCQ, from the coding sequence ATGAAGACAATGCTTGCAGCCCTTGCGGCCGCCACGATGCTGATGACCGGCATGCCGGCCTCTGCCGATCTGATCGTGCCGAACCTGTCCTATCGCACCGGCCCCTATGCACCGGGAGGAATCCCCTATGCGGATGGCTTCAACGACTACTTTACCCTGCTCAACCAGCGCGATGGCGGCATTGGTGGTGAAAAGGTGGTGATCCGCGAATGCGAGACCGCCTATAATACCGAGAAAGGCGTGGAATGCTATGAGGCGACCAAGGGCGGCGGCGCTCTGGTCTACAACCCGCTTTCGACCGGCATCACATACCAGCTGATCCCGAAGGCAACCGCCGACGGCATACCCATGTATACGCCGGGCTACGGCCGCACATCGGCTGCCAATGGCAAGGTCTTCGAGTGGATCTTCAACTATCCGTCGAATTATTGGGACGCGGCAAGCGTTGCCATCCGCCACCTGCTCGACCAGAACAAGGGTGATCTGAAAGGCAAGAAGATCGCGCTTGTCTATCACAACTCCGCCTATGGCAAGGAGCCGATCCGGACCCTGACGGAGCTGTCGAAAAAGCATGGCTTCAACCTCGTGCAGGTTCCCGTCGATCATCCGGGTCAGGAGCAGAAGAGCCAGTGGCTGCAGATCCGTCGGGAAAAGCCGGATTATGTCGTGATGTGGGGCTGGGGCGTGATGAATGCGGTGGCCATCCAGGAAGCCGCCAATATCAACTATCCCATGGAGAATTTCATCGGTGTCTGGTGGTCGGGCTCGGAAAACGACGTCCTGCCTGCCGGCTCGGGCGCCAATGGCTACAAATCGCTCGCCATGCATGGCACCGGCATGGATTATCCAGTCTACAAGGATATCAAGACCCATGTGCTGGATGCCGGCAAGGCAAGCGGAGCCGGCGATCAGGTCGGCTCGGTACTCTACTCGCGCGGCATGTATGCGGCGCTGGTGATTTCCGAAGCCATTCGCAAGGCACAGGCGATCACCGGCAAATCCGCCATCACCGCCGCCGATCTGCGGCAGGGTTTCGAACAGCTGGAAATCACCGAGGCGCGCATGGCCGAACTGGGCCTGCCGAAATTCGGCCAGCCGTTCAAGGCCTCGTGCGCCGATCACGGAGGGCCGGGCGCCGCTCTCATCCAGCAGTGGGATGCGAGCTCGAAGAAATGGAACCTGGTGACGGATTTCATCGCCCCGGATGACGAGGTGCTGACGCCGCTGATCATGGAAGACTCGGCTGCCTACGCCAAGGAAAACAACATCGCAGCGCGCTGCCAGTGA